GCAAAATTCGCGAGGTGGTAGAGTGGGCTTGTGAGGGCAAAAAAGTCAATTCAATCGCCTTAGAAGCGGGTTTAACCACACGCCTGCGGGATGGGATTACCACTAGGGAAATACAGGATAATTTAATCAATTGCGCCCTAGAAATGTGTAGTCCAGAGGAACCGGATTGGCGCTATGTGGCGGGAAGATTGCATATTTGGAGTCTTTGGAAAGATACCTTAGTAGCCCGGGGTTATCAGTACGGAAATTACGAGAAAACTGTCAAAACTCAAGTTAAGAATCGGCTATACGACGAAAGAATTCTCATCTATTCTGAGGCAGAATTAAAAGAAGCTGGTTCTTGGATTAATCCCGATTGGGATATCGATTATGACTACGCCGGGGCATTGTTAATCACTAGCCGTTATTTACTCAAAAATGAGTTACCCCAAGAGGCATTATTAACCTGTTCCCTACTGCTTGCCAGTGTGGAAAGTCCTGGTAATAGACTCCCCTGGGCGAAGAAATTTTATCAGGCGATTGCCCAAAGAAAAATCTCTCTTGCCACCCCAATTTTAGCCAATTTACGCACTCCCAAAGGTTCCCTAACCAGTTGTTTTATCCTTTCCATTGACGACAGTTTAGAAAGCATTTTCGGCGAGATTACTAATGCTGCCCGCATCTCAAAAAATGGTGGCGGTGTCGGGGTGAATGTGAGTAGAATTCGCGCCACTGGTAGCTGGGTAATGGGGAAAGCTAATGCTTCCGGTGGGATTATTCCTTGGATTAAATTACTCAACGATACAGCTATTGCAGTCAATCAGGGGGGAAGACGCGCTGGGGCAGTAACTATCGGTGTTGACATCTGGCATTTAGACGTGCCAGAATTTCTGGAAATGCAGACAGAAAACGGTGATCAAAGACGCAAAGCTTATGATATTTTTCCCCAATTAGTTATCACCGATGAATTCATGCGTCGGGTGATAACTAAAGCCGAGTGGACATTAGTAGATCCCTACGAAGTTCGCACTAAATTAGGGATAGAATTAGCGGAACTATGGGGGGAAGAATTTGAAGAGGCTTATCGTTTAGTAGAGGCTAATTTAGATAAAGAGATTGTCCTCTATAAAAAAATCAATGCCCGGGACTTATTTAAAACTATCATGCGTTCCCAAGTAGAAACAGGAATGCCCTACATTGCCTTCAAAGATACCATCAATCGCGCTAATCCTAATAAACACGATGGCTATATCCCTGGTGTAAATTTATGCACGGAGAGCTTCTCAAATGTCACCCCCGATAAAACTGCCCATTGTTGTAATTTAGTTAGCCTTAATTTAGCCAACATCGACGGGGAAGAAATCGAGTCTAATTGTCAAATCGCTGTCAGGATTCTCGACAACACCATCGATATTACTAACCCTCCCTTTGATAATGCTAAAAACCACAACGATAAATATCGCACTATTGGGGTAGGGGCGATGGGATTAGCTGACTGGTTAGCTAAACGGAAATTATCCTACAATAACCTATCAGAAATTAGTAATTTATTTGAAGAAATTGGCTATTGGTGTACCTATTCCTCGATGGAATTAGCCAAAGAACGCGGCGCTTATCAAGCTTTCTTGGGTAGCGAATGGAGTCAAGGTAAATTAATCGGTGCCAAACCAGTGGCATGGTTTTTAAATAATGCGGTGCAACCGCAAAGATGGCAACAATTAGCCGAAGATATTCAACGATTTGGCATCCGTAACTCCCATATTACCGCCATTGCTCCTAATACTTCCTCTAGTTTGGTACAGGGATGTACCGCTAGTGTTTTGCCGGTTTATAGTCGCTTTTTCTACGATAAATGGGCAAAGGGAACCGTTCCCATCGCACCACCTTTTATTGAAGAAGCTTTCTGGTTTTATTCAGAGAATAAAAATCTCGAACAGCAACAAGTGGTGAAAGCGATCGCTACTATGCAAGAATGGATCGATACGGGGATTTCTATGGAATTATTATTCAACCTCAATGAAGGGGTTTACTTCCCCGCAGAACCCAACCGTTGTCTCACAGCAAAAGACATCTTTGATACCCTAGTTATGGCGTGGGAATTGGGCTGTAAAGCGATTTATTATATCCGTACCGTACAAAAGGACAATTTTCGAGAGTCTGACGATAGTTGTTCTAGTTGCGCTAATTAAGGCTAAGATAAGTCTTATTCATCACCGAATCACAGCTATGGATAAGACTTTATACGAACAGGATTACTATCTCTGGTTAGAGAAAACCATATCTTTACTAGAAAATCGCCAGTTTTCTGAGTTGGATTTAGAAAATTTAATTGAAGAAATAAAAGATATGTCCAGAAGAGAACGTCAGAAGTTAGAGAGTTTACTAACTAAACTCTTGGAGCATTTACTTAAATTAACTTATTGGCAATCTAAGCGCGATTACAATAAAAACAAGTGGCGACGTGAGATTTTAAATTTTCGCATTCAAATCAAAAGAATTATTAGCAACAAAAAGGATGGAACTTATAATACAAACTTAGCATCTTACCTCACCGAGATTCTTGAGCCATGTTACGAGGATGCTTGCCATCTATTTGTCGAAGGTTCTGGCATCGATAAAAGACTTTTAAGTGCTACACCTATTGGATCAATCGACCAAATTTTAGATGAAAATTGGTTTCCTGAGTTTCTCGGAGAGGATTAAGCAATGAAGAGTGATTTATACGAAAAAGATTACTATCTCTGGATAGAGAAAACCATATCTTTACTAGAAAATCATCAATTTTCCGATTTGGATTTAGATAATCTCATCGAGGAAATTAGTAGTATGGGGAAAAGTGAGAAACGAAGTTTAGAAAGTTATTTAACTCGGTTATTAGAACATTTGCTAAAACTAGCTTACTGGCAATCGGAATTAGAATATAATCAAAGAGGATGGAAAAATGAAATCCGTAACTTTCGCCTAAGAATTCAACAAATTATTGAAGACAGTCCCAGTTTAAAGCCCTATCTATCGGAAATTTTCTCGCCCTGTTATCAAAATGCGCGTAAATTATTTCTGGATTTATCTGGAATGGCTGAAAATTTGGTCAGTTTAGCTCCAATTTGCACTATAGAACAGGCTTTAAATGAGGATTGGTTTCCTGAAATCTCAAAATAATGGGGGATAATTATGGAAAATAACTTATAGGAAAAAGATTACTATCTCTGGTTAGATAAAACCATATATTTACTAGAAAATCATCAATTTTATGATTTAGATTTAGAGAATTTAATTGACGAAATAAAATCTATGTCTATAAGTCAACAGAAAGCCCTTAAAAGTAATCTAACTGTGATTTTATGGCATTTACTAAAATACTTACAAGAGCCAGAAAAACAAATCAGAAGCTGGGCATTAACCCTTTTTGAGCAGCGAGAAAGAATCGAAGAAGATTGAGAAAATAGCCCTAGTCTTAAGATTTTTTTAACAGAAGAAAATTTAAAAAAATGCTATGATAAAGCCAGAAAAAAGCCGCTATTGAAACAGGGATAAACCTAGAGAAATTCCCGAAGGATTGCCCATTTACTTTGGCAGAAGCCCTAGATTTTGAATTTATTCCTAGTCAAAATCAAAACATTTGACTTTTTACCAAAAATCTATTATAACCTAAAAGTGCCATAATATCCAAGTAATCATGTCCTTACATTTAGTTAATTCTTGCCATTCGATGCCCATTTCCCCGATCTTCAATCCGGCGGGAGATGATGCGATCAAAAACCGTTCGATCTGGTTTGGTAACACCACCAACCTGATGCAGTTAAACGATGTCCGCTACACCTGGGCGGTGGGTTTATATCAACAAATGCGCGAAAATTTCTGGATCCCGCAACGCTTAGATATCACTCAAGACGTGACTGAATACGGGCATCTTACCGACGAAGAAAGATATGCATATCATGGTATTTTGTCCTATCTAACCTTTCTTGATTCCGTGCAAACCTGTAATATTCCCCACCTAAAAGGTAGCGTCACTGCGCCAGAAATTAGTCTTTGTATGGCGGAACAAATTTCTCAAGAAGCCATGCACAAT
This Microcystis wesenbergii NRERC-220 DNA region includes the following protein-coding sequences:
- a CDS encoding DUF29 domain-containing protein; amino-acid sequence: MKSDLYEKDYYLWIEKTISLLENHQFSDLDLDNLIEEISSMGKSEKRSLESYLTRLLEHLLKLAYWQSELEYNQRGWKNEIRNFRLRIQQIIEDSPSLKPYLSEIFSPCYQNARKLFLDLSGMAENLVSLAPICTIEQALNEDWFPEISK
- a CDS encoding DUF29 domain-containing protein, encoding MDKTLYEQDYYLWLEKTISLLENRQFSELDLENLIEEIKDMSRRERQKLESLLTKLLEHLLKLTYWQSKRDYNKNKWRREILNFRIQIKRIISNKKDGTYNTNLASYLTEILEPCYEDACHLFVEGSGIDKRLLSATPIGSIDQILDENWFPEFLGED
- a CDS encoding ribonucleoside-diphosphate reductase subunit alpha; translation: MQSKPLTTAVSIHKNNEVIPFRSTPLANMGSHGIRVIRRDGSTTSLNIGKIREVVEWACEGKKVNSIALEAGLTTRLRDGITTREIQDNLINCALEMCSPEEPDWRYVAGRLHIWSLWKDTLVARGYQYGNYEKTVKTQVKNRLYDERILIYSEAELKEAGSWINPDWDIDYDYAGALLITSRYLLKNELPQEALLTCSLLLASVESPGNRLPWAKKFYQAIAQRKISLATPILANLRTPKGSLTSCFILSIDDSLESIFGEITNAARISKNGGGVGVNVSRIRATGSWVMGKANASGGIIPWIKLLNDTAIAVNQGGRRAGAVTIGVDIWHLDVPEFLEMQTENGDQRRKAYDIFPQLVITDEFMRRVITKAEWTLVDPYEVRTKLGIELAELWGEEFEEAYRLVEANLDKEIVLYKKINARDLFKTIMRSQVETGMPYIAFKDTINRANPNKHDGYIPGVNLCTESFSNVTPDKTAHCCNLVSLNLANIDGEEIESNCQIAVRILDNTIDITNPPFDNAKNHNDKYRTIGVGAMGLADWLAKRKLSYNNLSEISNLFEEIGYWCTYSSMELAKERGAYQAFLGSEWSQGKLIGAKPVAWFLNNAVQPQRWQQLAEDIQRFGIRNSHITAIAPNTSSSLVQGCTASVLPVYSRFFYDKWAKGTVPIAPPFIEEAFWFYSENKNLEQQQVVKAIATMQEWIDTGISMELLFNLNEGVYFPAEPNRCLTAKDIFDTLVMAWELGCKAIYYIRTVQKDNFRESDDSCSSCAN